One genomic region from bacterium encodes:
- a CDS encoding DUF169 domain-containing protein: MPGKKEGERYEKSPDIVRELLARDPGFPVPARHILFKRWDLITAQDAPEVVIFFAAGDVLSGLFTLSGYEKAADDSVIAPFSAGCGSIIKFPYLERQSGRHRSVLGLFDVSARPHVPADRLTMAVPWPRLAQMNADADESFLTTTSWQHVRSRIKRGARTTS; this comes from the coding sequence ATCCCGGGGAAAAAGGAGGGCGAGCGTTATGAAAAAAGTCCTGATATCGTACGCGAGCTGCTGGCCAGGGATCCCGGTTTTCCCGTGCCCGCTCGTCATATCCTTTTCAAACGCTGGGATTTAATAACCGCCCAGGATGCGCCGGAGGTGGTCATCTTTTTTGCCGCAGGGGACGTGCTGTCAGGACTGTTTACCCTTTCCGGTTATGAGAAGGCTGCCGACGATTCCGTGATCGCGCCCTTTTCCGCTGGATGCGGCTCTATCATCAAATTCCCCTACCTGGAACGGCAATCCGGCCGTCATCGATCCGTGCTCGGCCTGTTCGATGTATCAGCCAGACCCCATGTGCCGGCCGACCGGTTGACCATGGCCGTGCCCTGGCCGAGGTTAGCTCAAATGAACGCCGATGCGGATGAGAGCTTTCTCACGACAACATCTTGGCAGCATGTGCGTTCGCGGATAAAGAGGGGTGCGAGGACAACGTCTTGA